The following coding sequences lie in one Alicyclobacillus curvatus genomic window:
- a CDS encoding serine hydrolase — protein sequence MSEMSGTDASGISSEQRGEELNTIRAYMQNSLEEFHVAGAAVAVVKDGEVIFQEGFGVRDMKQGLPVTKDTLFAIGSSTKAFTTMSVAMLVDDGKLDWDTPVASYLPEFKLHDKYASDHATLRDLATHRVGLPRHDMAWYKAPFSREELLQRLVHLPFTKPFRTTFQYQNLMYMTLGCLAGKVSGLGWEDFVKSRIFTPLGMHRSNFSVYESQQDADFAKPYKVVNERIDEMPFANIDAIGPAGSVNSSVAEMAAWVQFHLGEGRSQGNQLVSENNLSQMYNPHIAVLEPTLSDRIMFESYGLGWFTEVYAGHHVVHHGGNIDGFSAIVAMVPKEQLGVVVLTNQQHSVLPRAAAYTIIDTLLGLPTVDWNTIGREYREKIVASMRESTAQKDTDRIANTHPSHGLSDYVGEFEHPGYGEVSIALMDDNLWYIHHSQDKPLVLEHYHYDVFTITVGEGDMTEQLKVQFHTNLRGQLASLHIQFEPMLEPFEFVRKALPPTEGTMETYLGDYDLAGRVITVALRGEHTLVVTVPGQPTYELVAASQREFNIKGLPGFAIEFMVDDEGTCSEVKFKQPNGTFVLKRC from the coding sequence ATGTCAGAGATGTCTGGGACAGATGCGAGCGGTATCTCTTCAGAGCAAAGGGGCGAGGAACTGAACACCATTCGAGCGTACATGCAAAACAGTCTGGAGGAGTTCCACGTCGCCGGAGCAGCAGTCGCTGTGGTGAAAGACGGTGAGGTTATTTTTCAGGAGGGCTTTGGTGTCAGGGATATGAAACAGGGGCTGCCTGTCACAAAGGACACCTTGTTCGCCATCGGATCGAGCACAAAAGCGTTCACCACCATGTCTGTCGCCATGCTCGTTGATGACGGCAAGCTAGACTGGGACACACCGGTTGCGTCGTACCTGCCAGAGTTCAAACTGCACGACAAGTACGCGAGCGACCATGCCACATTGCGAGACCTCGCAACCCATCGAGTCGGTCTTCCCAGGCACGATATGGCTTGGTACAAGGCACCTTTTTCACGCGAGGAGCTTTTGCAGCGCCTCGTACACCTCCCCTTCACCAAACCGTTTCGAACCACCTTTCAATATCAGAATTTGATGTACATGACCCTTGGCTGCCTGGCGGGCAAAGTGTCGGGGCTCGGTTGGGAGGATTTCGTTAAATCGCGTATCTTTACGCCTCTTGGCATGCACAGAAGTAATTTCTCGGTTTACGAGTCGCAGCAGGACGCCGATTTTGCCAAACCCTACAAGGTTGTGAATGAACGCATTGACGAGATGCCGTTTGCCAATATTGATGCCATCGGGCCAGCGGGATCGGTGAACTCTTCGGTCGCAGAAATGGCAGCGTGGGTACAGTTTCACCTCGGTGAGGGGCGTTCGCAGGGCAACCAGTTGGTCAGCGAAAACAATCTCTCGCAAATGTACAACCCTCACATTGCGGTGCTTGAGCCGACTTTGAGCGACAGGATTATGTTCGAGAGTTATGGTCTCGGCTGGTTCACCGAAGTGTACGCGGGCCATCACGTTGTTCACCACGGCGGCAACATCGATGGATTTAGTGCCATCGTGGCCATGGTGCCAAAGGAGCAACTTGGTGTGGTGGTGTTAACCAATCAGCAGCACAGCGTGCTTCCAAGGGCTGCGGCTTATACCATCATCGACACGTTGCTCGGACTCCCTACCGTTGACTGGAACACGATAGGAAGAGAGTACCGGGAGAAGATTGTAGCTTCCATGCGCGAATCCACAGCACAAAAAGACACAGATAGGATCGCCAATACCCATCCGTCGCACGGCCTGTCCGACTACGTGGGAGAATTTGAGCACCCAGGCTATGGAGAGGTTTCCATCGCGCTCATGGACGACAATCTCTGGTACATTCACCATTCCCAGGACAAGCCTCTAGTGCTTGAACACTATCACTATGACGTGTTCACCATCACGGTCGGGGAGGGAGACATGACCGAACAACTGAAGGTCCAGTTTCATACAAACTTGCGTGGACAATTGGCGAGCCTCCATATCCAATTTGAGCCGATGCTCGAACCGTTTGAGTTTGTCCGCAAAGCTCTGCCGCCAACCGAGGGCACCATGGAGACATATCTTGGCGACTATGACCTTGCAGGAAGGGTCATCACTGTGGCTCTACGCGGAGAACACACGCTGGTGGTTACTGTCCCGGGCCAACCTACCTATGAGCTCGTGGCTGCCAGTCAACGCGAATTCAACATTAAAGGCTTACCCGGTTTTGCCATCGAGTTCATGGTGGATGATGAAGGCACCTGTTCCGAAGTGAAGTTCAAACAACCAAACGGGACGTTTGTCTTGAAGCGCTGCTAG
- a CDS encoding methyl-accepting chemotaxis protein translates to MSDERRLPKRQVREQAVIVEGTARAIERILEKRNGLNAQAKTEIRDVMEKNLGDLEYFVLVREDSFGEIHTNRLREGIYFKDPVGMKCARVSQTSAFHYPRNTGEQLIDMSTPVRLNGSKVYALRSGKVQSGLSRHVKVGGPFLVLQIVGLIGCLLSHQGWISYVGALALLLSSAVVIWDRIVLERAYRTWITFMRMIGKGDLKSRLSPKSRDEFGQMQFELNKMSLGVADVMHQIEGSAEQVATTSEQLTATAEEITKATEEITLTIQEVSSGAEQQAAAIDVSKDAIHQMATEIQRIADNAQAVSKRSKTSSEAASEGNHLIQTAITQVASLNTTVDDLSKVVAGLRGRSEQIAVIVDVMTEIASQTNLLALNAAIEAARAGEAGRGFAVVANEVKKLAEQSEQSAHDIAELVLSIQEETSTIVQATATTTNEVTIGLRDIHLAGNAFHEIQDSVNDVVTQIQTISEAIHKLSGSSREIVSAMGSISEVVEKNSAEAQQVAAATEEQVASMEEVAASASMLSKMAGQLQDLIARFQV, encoded by the coding sequence ATGAGTGATGAACGGAGACTGCCAAAAAGACAGGTTCGTGAACAAGCAGTCATTGTTGAGGGAACGGCGCGTGCAATCGAACGCATCCTTGAAAAACGAAATGGGTTGAACGCACAGGCAAAAACCGAAATTCGGGATGTGATGGAGAAAAATCTTGGAGATCTTGAGTACTTCGTGTTAGTTCGTGAAGATAGTTTTGGGGAAATTCATACAAACCGTTTGCGCGAAGGAATCTATTTCAAAGATCCGGTAGGAATGAAATGTGCGCGGGTCTCACAAACCTCGGCGTTCCACTATCCGAGAAATACAGGTGAGCAACTGATTGACATGTCGACGCCTGTACGTCTAAACGGGTCCAAAGTCTATGCCTTGCGATCCGGTAAAGTGCAGAGTGGGCTCAGCCGACACGTGAAAGTTGGAGGTCCATTTTTGGTGCTTCAAATCGTTGGCCTCATCGGCTGCCTGCTCAGTCATCAAGGCTGGATTTCCTATGTAGGTGCACTGGCACTGCTTCTTTCATCGGCCGTGGTGATATGGGACCGTATTGTTTTGGAACGGGCGTACCGAACATGGATTACTTTCATGCGGATGATTGGAAAAGGAGACCTCAAGTCTCGGTTGTCACCGAAATCCCGCGATGAGTTTGGACAGATGCAGTTTGAACTTAATAAGATGTCTCTTGGCGTCGCCGATGTCATGCATCAGATTGAGGGGAGTGCAGAGCAGGTAGCAACAACCTCAGAACAATTAACAGCAACTGCTGAGGAAATCACCAAAGCGACAGAGGAAATCACCTTGACGATTCAAGAAGTCTCTTCTGGGGCTGAGCAACAAGCTGCTGCCATCGATGTCAGCAAGGACGCAATCCATCAAATGGCGACGGAGATTCAGCGGATCGCCGACAATGCACAGGCTGTTTCTAAACGATCAAAGACGAGTTCAGAGGCAGCAAGCGAAGGAAACCACTTGATTCAGACTGCCATCACCCAAGTCGCTTCCCTTAATACCACTGTGGATGACTTATCGAAGGTTGTTGCCGGTCTGAGAGGGCGGTCTGAGCAAATTGCGGTGATTGTAGATGTGATGACGGAAATTGCATCACAAACCAATTTGCTAGCTTTGAACGCCGCCATTGAAGCGGCGCGCGCTGGAGAAGCTGGAAGAGGGTTTGCGGTGGTTGCCAATGAGGTCAAGAAACTGGCGGAGCAGTCCGAGCAGTCAGCCCATGACATTGCAGAGCTCGTCCTATCCATTCAGGAAGAAACGAGCACCATCGTTCAGGCCACCGCAACCACCACAAACGAAGTGACAATTGGGCTTAGAGACATCCATTTGGCGGGCAATGCCTTTCATGAGATTCAGGATTCCGTGAACGACGTCGTCACACAAATTCAAACCATCTCCGAGGCCATCCACAAGCTGTCTGGCAGCTCCAGAGAAATTGTGTCGGCCATGGGCAGCATTTCCGAAGTCGTCGAGAAAAACAGTGCTGAGGCACAGCAAGTTGCAGCGGCGACGGAGGAACAAGTCGCGTCGATGGAAGAGGTGGCGGCATCGGCGTCGATGCTTTCGAAAATGGCAGGTCAATTGCAAGATTTAATCGCAAGGTTTCAAGTATAG
- a CDS encoding M20 family metallopeptidase, with protein sequence MNPILEYLEQHQQEMLADLKTFVCTETPSTDKQRLDEFSAFLRQYAENLGGQVEVIPASENGNHLRIKWGMSENDGLGEQESMNNKGGLGDRQGMSEETPSKQLLIVGHFDTVWAAGTLGAMPFAVDADGRVSGPGVFDMKGGLVQGFWAIRALREVTGKVPPLVFICNSDEEIGSHSSRAVIEEEAKKSTAAFILESSMDGDLKTARKGVGIYHIEVEGKAAHAGLDPLAGISAIDELARQVLFLHEQTDLTVGTTVNVGIISGGTRSNVTAPYASAEVDVRIVSAAEAGRMDDLMMGLSAYHPGAMVKVSGGINRPPMERTEATGQLFAVAREAAAELGFDVDEVAVGGGSDGNFCAAVGTPVLDGLGPVGGGAHAVHEHLLASEMPKRAALLAELIQRLG encoded by the coding sequence GTGAATCCAATTCTTGAATATCTGGAACAGCATCAGCAAGAGATGTTGGCTGACCTGAAAACATTTGTCTGCACGGAGACTCCGTCCACAGATAAGCAGCGGTTAGACGAATTTTCGGCGTTTCTGCGTCAGTACGCAGAGAACCTTGGCGGGCAGGTTGAAGTCATCCCGGCGAGCGAAAATGGCAATCACCTTCGAATCAAGTGGGGCATGAGCGAAAACGATGGCCTTGGTGAGCAGGAGAGCATGAACAACAAAGGTGGCCTCGGCGATAGGCAGGGCATGAGCGAAGAAACACCATCGAAACAGCTCTTGATTGTCGGCCACTTTGATACCGTCTGGGCTGCAGGGACGCTGGGAGCCATGCCGTTTGCGGTGGACGCTGACGGCAGAGTCAGCGGACCTGGTGTGTTTGACATGAAAGGCGGGCTGGTTCAGGGGTTTTGGGCGATAAGAGCTCTCCGGGAAGTCACGGGGAAGGTCCCTCCGCTCGTCTTCATCTGCAACTCGGACGAAGAAATTGGCAGCCACTCGTCCCGCGCGGTCATCGAAGAAGAAGCAAAAAAATCGACGGCTGCCTTCATTTTAGAATCGAGCATGGACGGAGATTTAAAGACGGCGCGCAAAGGGGTCGGCATCTACCACATCGAAGTGGAAGGCAAAGCGGCACACGCGGGGCTCGATCCGCTCGCAGGCATCAGCGCCATCGACGAGTTGGCCCGTCAGGTGCTATTTCTGCACGAGCAGACGGACCTTACTGTAGGTACCACTGTCAACGTGGGAATCATCAGCGGGGGAACGAGATCGAACGTGACCGCACCGTATGCTTCCGCTGAAGTGGACGTGCGCATCGTTTCTGCTGCCGAGGCCGGGCGCATGGACGACTTGATGATGGGACTTTCTGCCTATCACCCTGGTGCAATGGTCAAAGTCAGCGGCGGCATCAATCGACCGCCGATGGAACGGACGGAGGCCACCGGACAGTTGTTTGCAGTCGCAAGAGAGGCGGCCGCAGAACTCGGTTTTGACGTCGACGAAGTGGCCGTCGGCGGCGGCAGCGACGGTAACTTTTGTGCAGCCGTTGGGACGCCTGTCCTCGACGGTCTGGGGCCAGTCGGTGGCGGAGCCCATGCGGTGCATGAGCATTTACTGGCGAGCGAGATGCCAAAACGTGCTGCATTGTTGGCCGAGTTGATACAGCGTCTCGGTTAG
- a CDS encoding amidase: MEPQPFWTIEELKAAYENRTCTVKAVVNASWSVINEWEPLLNAFISMDPGGDVEGDRDGPESDRDATLEGREGSKTDWDDVESDLPDMAQAGWEGAEGDLPDMETAHRPAHQHSPRTDLQTSGLLRGVPIALKDLVDVAECRTTSGSRIRKGFVPDKDAVVWARLQRQGAILMGKTNMLEFAYGVPHPDYGQTNNPYHPMRTSGGSSGGSAAAVAVGGVYAAIGTDTGGSIRIPAAYCGVVGLKPTYGRVSVDGVFPLSSSLDHVGPITRTPRDAAFVMEAIADKPEFMAAMETQSDMRRIGYLADADLPYTHSDMRAAYKNALETLQNLGVQLVALTAAQIKVMQDTESILMTILLAEAAEAHRQWWNRGDDYAPLTWQQIEQGRGVLAVDYLHALTQQREMRGIINGWFDDLDALVTPTVDFPAPIEDPAIGDVEMNEMRYTGPFNLSGNPALTVPCGMSREGLPLGLQFVGALYEDARLLRLAHEFSTAHGEIPHPDISLVARFKTLDSSHGVES, encoded by the coding sequence ATGGAGCCACAACCATTCTGGACCATCGAAGAGTTGAAAGCTGCCTACGAAAATCGGACTTGCACGGTGAAAGCGGTCGTGAACGCGTCGTGGTCCGTCATCAATGAATGGGAACCCCTTCTCAACGCGTTTATTTCGATGGACCCCGGCGGCGATGTTGAGGGGGACAGGGACGGACCAGAGAGTGACCGTGATGCCACGCTCGAAGGTAGGGAGGGTTCAAAGACTGACTGGGATGATGTAGAGAGTGACCTGCCTGACATGGCGCAGGCCGGCTGGGAGGGTGCAGAGGGCGACCTGCCTGACATGGAGACAGCTCATCGACCTGCACACCAGCACTCACCGCGTACAGACTTGCAGACGAGTGGGTTGCTCCGTGGTGTGCCGATTGCCCTCAAAGACCTCGTGGATGTGGCTGAGTGCCGTACCACCAGCGGATCGCGCATCCGGAAAGGATTTGTTCCCGACAAGGATGCAGTGGTGTGGGCAAGGCTGCAGCGCCAAGGTGCAATTCTGATGGGCAAGACCAACATGCTTGAATTCGCCTACGGTGTACCTCATCCGGATTACGGACAAACCAACAATCCGTACCATCCGATGCGGACCTCCGGCGGATCGAGCGGGGGGTCCGCGGCTGCCGTCGCTGTCGGCGGTGTATACGCGGCAATCGGCACGGACACAGGAGGCTCGATTCGAATCCCAGCTGCGTATTGTGGCGTGGTTGGACTCAAGCCCACCTATGGCCGAGTAAGCGTCGATGGGGTGTTTCCGTTGTCTTCATCCCTCGATCACGTTGGCCCCATCACCCGCACCCCACGCGATGCTGCTTTCGTCATGGAAGCGATTGCAGACAAGCCGGAGTTTATGGCGGCGATGGAAACACAATCGGACATGCGCAGGATTGGGTATTTGGCGGACGCCGATTTACCCTACACCCATTCAGACATGAGAGCAGCGTACAAGAATGCCTTGGAGACACTGCAGAACCTCGGCGTACAACTCGTTGCGCTAACGGCAGCGCAAATCAAGGTCATGCAAGACACCGAATCAATACTGATGACAATTCTGCTCGCGGAGGCGGCCGAGGCGCATCGTCAGTGGTGGAATAGGGGTGATGACTATGCCCCTCTGACCTGGCAACAGATAGAACAAGGTCGGGGAGTTCTCGCCGTCGACTATCTTCACGCCCTGACACAGCAGCGAGAAATGCGAGGAATCATCAATGGTTGGTTTGATGACCTTGATGCCCTGGTCACACCGACAGTTGACTTTCCAGCGCCAATCGAAGACCCAGCGATTGGTGACGTCGAGATGAATGAGATGCGCTATACAGGTCCTTTCAATCTTTCCGGTAATCCAGCTCTAACTGTGCCGTGCGGCATGTCACGCGAAGGACTACCACTTGGTCTGCAGTTTGTTGGGGCCCTGTACGAGGACGCGCGGCTGCTTCGGCTTGCTCATGAATTCTCGACAGCTCATGGAGAAATCCCGCATCCAGATATCTCGCTCGTCGCAAGATTCAAGACGCTCGATTCCAGTCACGGAGTCGAGTCGTAA
- a CDS encoding SDR family oxidoreductase: MDKLGPVFKGRTAIVTGAAHGFGREIALLFVERGARVLAVDVLADELTETKLAMQAAANFGGEGETAELDVSDETAVQQIFSQFVTDFGRIDILVNNAGGVLGQTHKPVEEVTAHEWQRIFDVNLTGVFYCIRAAAPVMKAQRYGRVVNVSSGAGRSFSLTGIQAYASAKAGQIGLTRQMARELGAFNITVNNVAPGFVRSNPTTEKQWDAMGEQAQEELIASISLRRLGTARDIAEAVLFFASDAASWISGQVISVDGGHHMF; this comes from the coding sequence ATGGACAAATTGGGTCCGGTTTTTAAAGGACGTACGGCCATTGTCACGGGTGCTGCCCATGGATTCGGCAGAGAGATTGCTTTACTGTTTGTCGAGCGAGGGGCTCGGGTCCTCGCCGTTGATGTCCTTGCGGACGAACTTACGGAAACGAAGTTGGCGATGCAAGCAGCGGCAAATTTTGGCGGCGAGGGTGAGACCGCTGAGCTTGATGTCTCAGATGAGACTGCGGTTCAGCAAATTTTTTCTCAATTTGTAACAGATTTCGGAAGAATTGATATACTCGTAAATAATGCAGGGGGAGTTTTGGGACAGACCCACAAACCGGTTGAAGAGGTTACGGCGCACGAATGGCAACGCATTTTTGATGTGAACCTGACAGGCGTCTTCTATTGCATTCGAGCCGCCGCGCCGGTGATGAAGGCGCAACGCTACGGCAGAGTTGTCAACGTCTCTTCCGGCGCTGGCCGCAGCTTCAGTCTAACGGGTATCCAGGCGTATGCCAGCGCAAAGGCTGGGCAGATTGGCCTCACTCGCCAGATGGCGCGTGAGCTTGGTGCATTTAATATCACAGTCAACAACGTAGCCCCAGGGTTTGTTCGAAGCAATCCGACGACGGAGAAGCAGTGGGACGCAATGGGTGAGCAGGCTCAGGAAGAGCTCATCGCATCCATTTCCCTTCGTCGTCTCGGGACAGCGAGAGACATTGCTGAGGCCGTCCTGTTTTTCGCATCAGACGCTGCATCTTGGATTAGTGGACAGGTCATCAGTGTTGACGGGGGCCACCACATGTTCTGA
- a CDS encoding GntR family transcriptional regulator — MSGAEFRYRTLSEGVESVIRKMILLGDLIPGERINEVQLAEHLEMSRGPVREALRRLQSQGLVTYHAHRGTFVAELLEKDAEEVYKLRALLEVGAVREALANLRQEHVATLREIVRHFETARKNQDISAIIQADLDFHHLIVQLSGNARLFDMYKSLDTQLGAMFIAVQSRAPSRIANIAKLHEDLVEALESRDEQAICTAFEEHYLSAWKSLSKVTDSPAGE; from the coding sequence ATGAGTGGTGCAGAATTTCGCTACCGAACTTTGAGTGAAGGTGTAGAGAGTGTCATCCGGAAAATGATTTTGCTAGGTGACCTCATCCCCGGCGAGCGTATCAATGAGGTACAACTGGCTGAGCATCTAGAAATGAGCAGGGGACCCGTTCGTGAAGCGCTTCGACGTTTGCAGTCGCAGGGGCTAGTGACCTACCACGCCCATCGCGGTACCTTTGTTGCTGAACTGCTCGAAAAAGATGCGGAAGAGGTGTACAAACTCCGGGCACTTCTCGAAGTGGGCGCCGTCAGGGAAGCTCTTGCGAATTTACGGCAAGAACATGTTGCCACCCTGAGGGAGATTGTCAGGCATTTTGAAACCGCTCGCAAGAATCAGGATATCTCCGCTATCATCCAGGCCGATCTCGATTTTCACCATCTAATCGTACAATTATCAGGCAACGCTCGCCTGTTTGACATGTATAAGTCGCTTGATACTCAGCTTGGAGCGATGTTTATCGCAGTTCAAAGCAGGGCACCATCCCGCATTGCCAACATCGCCAAATTACACGAAGACCTCGTCGAGGCTTTGGAATCCCGAGATGAGCAGGCCATCTGTACAGCCTTTGAAGAGCACTATCTGTCAGCTTGGAAATCTCTCAGTAAAGTGACGGACAGCCCCGCTGGAGAATAG